In Edaphobacter bradus, the following are encoded in one genomic region:
- a CDS encoding acyl-CoA mutase large subunit family protein yields the protein MPKTPQTSSGIPVDLVYNAESLKGFDAAAQLGEPGAYPFTRGIQPTMYRGRLWTMRQYAGMGDAEESNRRYKFLLAHGTKGLSVAFDLPTQIGYDSDSPYALGEVGKVGVAIDSIEDMERLFDGIRLDGISTSMTINATASILLALYVAVAKRQAAEVKRLNGTIQNDILKEYIARGTYIYPVEHAMRLVTDIFAWAASEVPEWNTISISGYHMREAGCTAVQEVAFTLADGMTYVQAALDAGLDVDAIAGRLSFFFNSHNNLLEEVAKFRAARRMWARIMKEHFGAKSPRSWMLRFHTQTAGSTLTAQQPENNIVRTTLQALAAVLGGTQSLHTNGFDEALALPTEQAARTALRTQQILAHESGVVQTVDPLAGSYYVESLTDEIERRAEEYMKTIAGFERSSSSKEGGGKYGMLRAIEQGYVQREIQNAAYAYQRAVDEKDAIVVGVNEFTSDEVAVPIQRIDEALEARQVERVRALRARRDSGVHAAALRGVEDAARGGENLMPRIVNAVESCATVGEIANTLRDVFGEYRESVVV from the coding sequence ATGCCGAAGACACCGCAAACGAGCTCTGGGATTCCTGTCGATCTGGTTTATAACGCGGAGAGCCTGAAGGGGTTCGACGCCGCTGCGCAGCTTGGTGAGCCGGGAGCGTATCCGTTCACGCGAGGGATTCAGCCGACGATGTATCGCGGGCGGCTGTGGACGATGCGGCAGTATGCGGGGATGGGCGACGCCGAGGAGTCGAACCGGCGGTACAAGTTTCTGCTGGCGCATGGGACGAAGGGCTTGTCCGTCGCCTTTGATCTGCCGACGCAGATCGGGTATGACTCGGATTCACCGTATGCGCTGGGTGAGGTGGGCAAGGTTGGGGTCGCGATCGATTCGATCGAAGACATGGAGCGGCTGTTCGACGGGATCCGGCTCGATGGGATCTCGACCTCGATGACGATCAACGCGACGGCTTCGATCCTGCTGGCGCTGTATGTGGCAGTGGCGAAGCGGCAGGCCGCAGAGGTGAAAAGGCTTAACGGGACGATTCAGAACGACATCCTGAAGGAATACATCGCGCGGGGGACGTACATCTATCCGGTCGAGCACGCGATGCGGCTGGTGACGGATATCTTTGCGTGGGCGGCGAGTGAGGTTCCGGAGTGGAATACGATCTCGATCTCGGGCTACCACATGCGCGAGGCCGGCTGCACCGCGGTGCAGGAGGTGGCGTTTACGCTGGCCGATGGCATGACGTATGTGCAGGCGGCGCTCGATGCGGGGCTGGATGTGGATGCGATTGCAGGGCGGCTGAGCTTCTTCTTCAACTCGCATAACAATCTTCTGGAGGAGGTCGCAAAGTTTCGTGCGGCGCGGCGGATGTGGGCCCGGATCATGAAGGAGCACTTCGGCGCGAAGAGCCCGCGGAGCTGGATGCTGCGGTTTCATACACAGACGGCGGGGTCGACGCTGACCGCGCAGCAGCCGGAGAACAATATCGTGCGAACGACGCTGCAGGCGCTGGCTGCGGTGTTGGGTGGGACGCAGTCGCTGCACACGAATGGCTTCGATGAGGCGCTCGCGCTGCCGACCGAGCAGGCGGCGAGGACTGCGCTGCGGACGCAGCAGATTCTGGCGCACGAGAGCGGCGTAGTGCAGACGGTCGATCCGCTGGCGGGGTCGTACTATGTGGAGTCCCTGACGGACGAGATCGAGCGGCGCGCGGAGGAGTACATGAAGACGATTGCGGGCTTCGAACGGTCTTCCTCTTCGAAAGAAGGAGGCGGCAAGTATGGGATGCTGCGTGCGATTGAGCAGGGCTATGTGCAGCGGGAGATTCAGAATGCGGCGTATGCCTATCAGCGGGCGGTGGATGAGAAGGATGCAATCGTCGTTGGAGTGAATGAGTTCACCAGCGATGAGGTCGCGGTGCCGATTCAACGAATTGATGAGGCGCTGGAGGCTCGGCAGGTGGAGCGGGTGCGGGCGCTGCGGGCGCGTCGCGATTCGGGTGTACATGCTGCGGCGTTGCGCGGAGTGGAAGACGCGGCACGAGGCGGGGAGAACCTCATGCCGAGGATTGTGAATGCGGTGGAGAGCTGTGCGACTGTGGGGGAGATAGCAAATACGCTGCGTGACGTATTTGGGGAGTACCGGGAGTCGGTGGTGGTGTAG
- the glgC gene encoding glucose-1-phosphate adenylyltransferase, which produces MRDTLGVLLAGGAGERLFPLTRDRAKPAVPFAGQYRIIDITLSNCINSDLRRVYILTQYKALSLNRHIREGWGPIVANELGEFIEILSPMQRVSKSWYQGTADAVYQNIYSIGSEEPKYVIILSGDHIYKMNYDLMLQQHIDSGADVTLATLPISPSEVSAFGVVEVARNGEVTGFIEKPKETSLRSPFTPDMVDVSMGIYLFNTDVLLPELIRDAEDPHSKHDFGHDILPKLLGRYRMHAFNFVDENKQKALYWRDVGTLEAYYEANMDVASVTPIFNLYDKSWPMRTRPYQYPPAKFVFGEPGRTGMGINSIVSAGSIVSGAVVRDSVLSQDVRVNSYADVDSSIIFSHVNIGRHCRVRHAIIDRDVHIPDGTVIGYDPQEDKKNYFVTSSGITVVTRDYSVFENPVSPEFLQPG; this is translated from the coding sequence ATGAGAGATACGTTGGGAGTTCTGCTCGCTGGAGGTGCTGGCGAAAGGCTTTTTCCACTCACGCGCGACCGCGCCAAGCCCGCCGTTCCATTCGCCGGGCAATACCGCATCATCGATATCACCCTCTCCAACTGCATCAACTCCGACCTGCGCCGCGTCTACATCCTCACGCAGTACAAGGCGCTCTCGCTGAACCGCCACATTCGCGAGGGCTGGGGCCCGATCGTCGCCAACGAGCTCGGCGAGTTCATCGAGATCCTCTCGCCCATGCAGCGCGTCTCCAAGTCTTGGTACCAGGGCACAGCCGACGCCGTCTACCAGAACATCTACTCCATCGGCTCCGAAGAGCCCAAATACGTCATCATCCTCTCCGGCGACCACATCTACAAGATGAACTACGACCTCATGCTTCAGCAGCACATCGACTCCGGAGCAGACGTCACCCTCGCCACGCTTCCCATCTCACCCTCTGAGGTCTCGGCCTTCGGAGTCGTCGAGGTCGCGCGCAACGGCGAGGTCACCGGCTTCATCGAGAAGCCCAAGGAGACCAGCCTCCGCTCGCCCTTCACGCCCGACATGGTCGATGTCTCCATGGGAATCTATCTCTTCAACACCGACGTCCTTCTGCCCGAGCTCATCCGCGACGCCGAGGACCCACACTCCAAGCACGACTTCGGCCACGACATCCTGCCCAAGCTTCTCGGCCGCTACCGGATGCACGCCTTCAACTTCGTCGACGAGAACAAGCAGAAGGCTCTCTACTGGCGCGACGTCGGCACACTCGAGGCCTACTACGAGGCCAACATGGACGTCGCCAGCGTCACCCCAATCTTCAACCTTTACGACAAGTCCTGGCCCATGCGCACCAGGCCCTACCAGTACCCGCCCGCCAAGTTCGTCTTCGGCGAGCCCGGACGCACCGGCATGGGCATCAACTCCATCGTCTCGGCCGGCTCCATCGTGTCGGGCGCGGTCGTCCGCGACTCCGTCCTCTCGCAGGACGTCCGCGTCAACTCCTACGCAGACGTCGACTCCAGCATCATCTTCTCCCACGTCAACATCGGCCGCCACTGCCGCGTGCGGCACGCCATCATCGACCGCGACGTCCACATCCCCGACGGAACCGTAATCGGCTACGACCCGCAAGAGGACAAGAAGAACTACTTCGTCACCTCCAGCGGAATCACCGTCGTCACCCGCGACTACTCCGTCTTCGAGAACCCCGTCTCGCCTGAGTTCCTCCAGCCGGGCTGA